The following proteins come from a genomic window of Chryseobacterium glaciei:
- the rpmB gene encoding 50S ribosomal protein L28 — translation MSRICQITGKRAMVGNNVSHANNKTKRRFEINLLEKKFYLPEQDKHVTLKVSAHGLRVINKIGIEEAIERGTRNGLIKKN, via the coding sequence ATGTCAAGAATTTGCCAAATAACAGGAAAGCGTGCAATGGTTGGTAACAACGTTTCTCACGCTAATAACAAAACGAAGCGTCGTTTTGAAATTAACTTATTAGAGAAGAAATTTTACCTTCCAGAGCAAGATAAGCACGTTACACTGAAAGTATCAGCTCATGGATTGAGAGTGATTAACAAGATTGGAATCGAAGAGGCTATCGAAAGAGGCACTAGAAACGGATTG
- a CDS encoding FG-GAP-like repeat-containing protein: MKRISILLSLLPLSMVAQNFTEIQTSMNNFYYPASDIGDIDNDGLQDIVVNGAIDSDGDGNVDTTYNKIYKNNGTTFIPYADLGADATHLGDIKFIDYNNDGLADIISTGLSYMDIVNYKHYRFRNTGSGFVKEADLSGKIYGSMEVFDFNHDGLQDYALNGTQYIDGLGFVNKLDYYQNTGNGFQLFPGWMEGTQNSSFKMVDLNNDNLLDLVILGYDANSDAMFKVYLNIAGTLTLTQTLPPLASGKLEFADFNADGFQDIVVSAQDEEYKGYLAVLMNDGAGHLNIQQINTPEISDSSLSVGDLNNDGYYDFIVSGNDENNDAVVKVFTYNPINQNFTENTTTGLYNLGGPGFVHLLDYNNDHQLDVLLSGFDWADPAMPSLTKIFKNLSSETNVKPEPPTNLNLTKTGNRFNFSWTGASDDKTPVNALRYEIKVGTTPGAQNLAKYVVTTPSWFLNLDPAIQNVYWSVRSIDASKVYSDPSTENTLGTQSISLESQFSIYPNPATEKVFIKGKKVSDVEMYSIDGRKLNVMVNNDQSINVSHLPKGVYII; encoded by the coding sequence ATGAAGAGAATTTCTATTCTATTATCTCTGCTTCCGTTAAGTATGGTAGCACAAAATTTCACTGAAATTCAGACAAGTATGAATAACTTCTACTATCCGGCAAGTGATATAGGAGATATTGATAATGACGGATTACAGGATATTGTTGTAAACGGAGCGATAGATTCTGACGGTGACGGAAATGTAGATACCACTTATAATAAAATATACAAAAACAATGGAACAACCTTCATTCCGTATGCCGATCTGGGAGCAGATGCAACGCATTTGGGAGATATAAAATTCATTGATTATAATAATGATGGTCTGGCAGATATTATTTCTACAGGGTTAAGCTATATGGATATTGTGAATTATAAACATTACAGATTCAGAAATACGGGTTCAGGTTTTGTCAAAGAAGCTGATCTTTCGGGTAAAATCTACGGTTCAATGGAAGTTTTTGATTTTAACCATGACGGGTTGCAGGATTATGCATTGAATGGAACTCAGTATATCGATGGACTCGGATTTGTCAATAAATTAGATTATTATCAAAATACAGGAAATGGTTTTCAATTATTTCCCGGATGGATGGAAGGAACCCAAAACAGCAGTTTTAAAATGGTTGATCTGAATAATGACAACCTCTTAGATCTAGTAATATTAGGTTACGATGCGAACAGTGACGCTATGTTTAAGGTATATTTAAATATAGCAGGAACATTAACGCTTACTCAAACTCTTCCTCCTTTAGCAAGCGGGAAATTAGAATTTGCTGATTTCAATGCAGATGGTTTTCAGGATATCGTGGTTTCTGCGCAGGATGAAGAATATAAAGGATATCTAGCTGTTTTAATGAATGATGGAGCGGGACATTTAAATATTCAACAAATAAATACTCCGGAAATTTCAGATTCATCATTAAGTGTAGGAGATTTAAATAATGATGGATACTACGATTTCATTGTATCAGGAAATGACGAAAATAATGATGCTGTAGTGAAAGTTTTTACTTACAATCCAATCAATCAGAATTTTACAGAAAATACAACTACAGGTTTGTACAACTTAGGGGGTCCGGGTTTTGTGCATCTACTTGACTATAATAATGATCATCAACTCGATGTTTTATTGTCCGGATTTGATTGGGCAGATCCGGCAATGCCTTCATTAACTAAAATCTTCAAAAACCTTTCGTCTGAAACCAATGTAAAACCCGAACCTCCTACAAACCTGAATCTTACAAAAACAGGAAACAGATTTAATTTCTCTTGGACAGGCGCTTCAGATGATAAAACACCAGTGAATGCATTACGTTACGAAATCAAAGTCGGAACTACTCCAGGCGCTCAGAATCTTGCCAAATATGTCGTAACGACACCATCTTGGTTCTTAAATCTTGATCCGGCAATTCAGAATGTATATTGGAGTGTAAGATCCATTGATGCTTCAAAAGTGTATTCTGATCCGTCCACAGAAAACACATTAGGAACTCAAAGTATAAGTTTAGAAAGCCAATTCTCTATTTACCCAAATCCTGCTACGGAAAAGGTATTTATAAAAGGAAAAAAAGTTTCAGATGTTGAAATGTATTCGATAGATGGTAGAAAACTTAATGTGATGGTAAATAACGATCAGTCGATCAACGTTTCTCATCTTCCAAAAGGAGTTTATATTATTTAA
- the lnt gene encoding apolipoprotein N-acyltransferase — MKYVLLTLISAMLLSISWPTYGIPFFIFFALVPLLMMEHGVSKFSKFNRKSWVVFGLSYLCFVIWNIVTTGWLYGAKNPDGSHSMMAVVFPVLVNSLLYSLVFQCYHWYKNAQGTYWGLAFFVAIWMSFEKFHLNWELTWPWLNLGNVFSDYPKFVQWYDTLGATGGSFWILVINVLIFYTLRIWEAGRKRKSLIINTSIVAVLIVVPMIISFAKYNNFNEKPIGQVNVLMLQPDLDPYGEKYSTDSLTLENDLLSLAERNSKGKIDYYIAPETALPGRGSISETAFEKSLLLNNVKDFLVKHPGSVFSTGISSHRFYTKKDKLPTEAYQLNPALWVESYNSAVQIVPNQKVEVYHKGKLVPGVEIFPYMNVLKPLLGDAMLNLGGTVASLGTDKERVAFSNPFNKGKIAPIICYESIYGEFVTDYVKKGANFFAIMTNDSWWGVSEGHKQLLSYAKLRAIETRREIARAANSGISAHINAKGEIVEDTFYGDKTTLFAKINLYDTQTFYTRSGDLLTRFSFFALGFLLFYFLIKRVQNKMKKA; from the coding sequence ATGAAATACGTTTTACTTACGCTCATTTCGGCGATGCTGTTGTCTATATCTTGGCCAACTTACGGAATTCCGTTCTTTATATTTTTTGCTCTTGTTCCGCTTTTAATGATGGAACATGGCGTTTCAAAATTTTCCAAATTCAATAGAAAAAGCTGGGTGGTTTTCGGACTTTCCTATCTCTGTTTTGTAATCTGGAATATTGTAACAACAGGCTGGTTATATGGTGCAAAAAACCCTGATGGAAGCCATTCTATGATGGCCGTTGTGTTTCCGGTGTTGGTTAATTCTTTGTTATATTCTTTGGTTTTTCAGTGTTATCATTGGTATAAAAATGCTCAGGGAACCTATTGGGGATTAGCTTTTTTCGTAGCAATCTGGATGAGTTTTGAAAAATTCCATCTGAATTGGGAACTCACTTGGCCTTGGCTAAATCTTGGAAATGTATTTTCAGATTATCCAAAATTCGTGCAATGGTATGATACCTTAGGAGCAACAGGCGGAAGTTTCTGGATCTTGGTGATTAATGTCCTTATTTTTTACACCTTAAGAATTTGGGAAGCAGGAAGAAAAAGAAAAAGTTTAATTATCAATACGTCCATTGTAGCTGTTTTAATTGTTGTTCCAATGATCATTTCTTTTGCGAAATACAATAATTTTAATGAAAAACCAATCGGACAGGTGAATGTTTTGATGCTTCAACCCGATCTTGATCCTTACGGAGAAAAATATTCTACAGACAGTTTGACGTTAGAAAATGACCTTTTAAGTCTTGCCGAAAGAAATTCAAAAGGAAAAATCGATTATTATATCGCTCCGGAAACAGCACTTCCCGGAAGAGGTTCTATTTCTGAGACTGCTTTTGAAAAGAGTTTACTTTTAAATAATGTTAAAGATTTCCTTGTAAAACATCCGGGTTCTGTTTTCTCAACAGGAATTTCTTCGCACCGTTTTTATACGAAAAAAGATAAGTTACCAACAGAAGCATATCAGCTAAATCCTGCACTTTGGGTTGAAAGTTATAATTCGGCAGTTCAAATTGTTCCGAATCAAAAAGTAGAAGTTTATCACAAAGGAAAATTGGTTCCCGGTGTTGAAATATTCCCTTATATGAATGTTTTAAAACCACTTTTAGGTGATGCAATGCTTAATTTGGGTGGAACAGTTGCTTCGTTAGGAACAGATAAAGAAAGAGTTGCTTTTTCAAATCCATTTAACAAAGGAAAAATTGCCCCAATCATCTGTTATGAAAGCATTTATGGTGAATTTGTAACCGATTATGTAAAAAAAGGAGCCAATTTCTTCGCGATCATGACGAATGATTCTTGGTGGGGTGTTTCGGAAGGTCATAAACAACTTTTATCGTATGCAAAATTAAGAGCAATTGAGACAAGAAGAGAAATTGCCCGAGCCGCGAACAGTGGAATTTCGGCTCATATTAATGCAAAAGGAGAAATTGTAGAAGATACTTTTTATGGAGATAAAACAACTTTGTTTGCTAAAATTAATTTGTATGATACGCAGACTTTTTACACAAGAAGCGGAGATTTATTGACGAGATTTTCGTTTTTTGCATTGGGATTCTTGTTGTTTTATTTCTTGATTAAAAGAGTTCAAAATAAAATGAAAAAAGCGTAA
- a CDS encoding VanZ family protein has protein sequence MLKKIYKIIIVPYTLFLLYLMFLGMGRFQYDENVVRLKPVLSTIEFIQGTIRWEDIIRIVLGNIVMFVPFGFLGWIFPKLKELKSLLFSFMSTIIIVEALQYFTRMGIFETDDIILNTFGVYLGFLICRFLENKFSRFV, from the coding sequence ATGTTAAAGAAAATTTACAAAATTATTATTGTTCCGTACACCTTGTTTTTACTGTATCTGATGTTTCTAGGAATGGGCAGATTTCAGTATGATGAGAATGTTGTGAGATTAAAGCCTGTGTTATCAACGATAGAGTTTATTCAAGGAACGATTCGTTGGGAAGATATTATCAGGATTGTTTTAGGAAATATAGTAATGTTTGTTCCTTTTGGTTTTCTGGGTTGGATTTTTCCTAAACTTAAAGAGCTGAAAAGCCTTCTTTTTTCCTTTATGTCAACAATTATTATCGTAGAAGCACTTCAGTATTTTACGAGAATGGGAATCTTTGAAACCGATGATATTATTCTTAATACGTTTGGGGTTTATTTGGGCTTTCTGATTTGTAGGTTTTTAGAAAATAAATTTAGTCGTTTCGTATAG
- the proC gene encoding pyrroline-5-carboxylate reductase, giving the protein MKIAILGAGNMGLSFSKSFLKYELIKPESLHLITRNDSKLSKISEEFPRSMISIFDDVKELDADLIIIAVKPQDFQNVAENFRFKLKENQMVLSIMAGIKIEKIQKLLSHPLVVRAMPNSPTLLGMGITGYTSAEGISFSQLINIERLLNSTGRSVYLENEDLLDGVTALSGSGPAYFYYIVDAMIKAGMEMGIDENLSKLFVKQTMLGAYHLINNSDKNLEELIKDVASKGGTTEAALKTFEENNFKEILKNGILNAEKRAKELNG; this is encoded by the coding sequence ATGAAAATAGCTATTCTCGGAGCCGGAAATATGGGCTTGTCTTTTTCAAAATCTTTCTTAAAATATGAATTGATCAAGCCTGAAAGTTTGCATCTTATTACAAGAAATGATTCTAAATTATCAAAAATATCAGAAGAATTTCCACGTTCTATGATTTCAATTTTTGATGACGTAAAAGAATTGGATGCAGATTTAATCATCATTGCCGTAAAACCTCAGGACTTTCAAAATGTTGCTGAAAATTTCAGATTTAAACTAAAAGAAAATCAGATGGTTTTATCAATCATGGCAGGAATTAAGATCGAAAAAATCCAAAAATTATTAAGTCATCCTCTCGTTGTAAGAGCAATGCCGAACTCTCCTACCCTTCTCGGAATGGGAATTACAGGCTATACTTCCGCAGAAGGAATTTCTTTCAGTCAGTTAATTAATATTGAAAGGTTATTGAATTCTACAGGAAGATCTGTTTATTTGGAAAACGAAGATCTATTGGATGGCGTAACTGCACTTTCAGGAAGCGGGCCTGCCTATTTCTACTACATCGTAGACGCCATGATAAAAGCCGGAATGGAAATGGGAATTGACGAAAATTTATCAAAACTCTTCGTAAAACAAACGATGTTGGGAGCTTATCATTTAATTAATAATTCTGATAAAAACTTGGAAGAATTAATAAAAGACGTTGCTTCCAAAGGCGGAACAACAGAAGCAGCTTTAAAAACTTTTGAAGAAAATAATTTTAAAGAAATTCTAAAAAACGGAATTTTAAATGCTGAAAAACGAGCAAAGGAATTGAATGGATAG
- a CDS encoding cytochrome-c peroxidase has translation MKRGIYWVLGLVLLLLWSFTPKVNQDLSNIQDPSIEDIVKSYKKAIINWPKPTIDYGVKWNEFAPIKNDSAFFIDQDKPNIILGKMLFFDPKLSKSSQVSCSSCHDPEMGWADRRRVALGNDHLQGNRNTISLYNIAQRQSFFWDGRAKTLEEQAAGPLSAHHEMAMDVKTLPAKIQAVKGYKELFKKAYGTDKVTYDKIVKAIADFQKTIKSQPSRFDKFLEGKYNAMSDEEIYGMHIFRTKARCMNCHNGQYLTDESFHNIGLTYYKKKYQDLGLYEITKKPEDAGKFRTPQLRDLMLTQPWMHNGLFNDLEGVVNVYNSGMHQIDPSPEKKQLDPLYPMTDPLLKPLYLTKEETKALVSFLQSLSGTRYKMRRPEFPVE, from the coding sequence ATGAAAAGAGGTATATATTGGGTTTTAGGATTGGTTTTATTGTTATTGTGGAGTTTTACACCAAAGGTCAATCAGGATTTGTCAAACATTCAGGATCCGAGCATTGAAGATATTGTAAAAAGCTATAAAAAAGCAATCATCAACTGGCCAAAACCTACTATTGATTACGGAGTAAAATGGAATGAGTTTGCGCCCATTAAAAACGATTCTGCTTTCTTTATCGACCAAGATAAACCTAATATTATTTTAGGAAAAATGTTGTTTTTCGATCCTAAATTATCAAAATCAAGTCAGGTTTCATGCAGTTCTTGTCACGATCCTGAAATGGGATGGGCAGACCGCAGACGCGTTGCGCTTGGAAATGATCATTTACAGGGAAACAGAAATACCATTTCATTATACAATATTGCTCAACGCCAGTCTTTTTTCTGGGACGGAAGAGCAAAAACATTAGAAGAACAGGCAGCCGGTCCACTTAGCGCCCATCATGAAATGGCCATGGATGTAAAAACCTTACCCGCAAAAATACAAGCTGTTAAAGGTTACAAAGAACTCTTCAAAAAAGCATACGGAACCGATAAAGTAACATATGACAAAATTGTAAAAGCGATCGCAGATTTTCAAAAAACAATTAAAAGTCAGCCAAGCCGATTCGATAAATTTTTAGAAGGAAAATACAACGCAATGTCTGATGAAGAAATCTACGGCATGCACATTTTCAGGACAAAAGCCCGTTGCATGAATTGCCATAACGGACAATATCTTACCGATGAATCTTTCCACAATATCGGGTTGACGTATTACAAGAAAAAATATCAGGATCTTGGGTTATACGAAATTACTAAAAAGCCGGAAGATGCCGGTAAATTCAGAACGCCGCAATTAAGAGATCTGATGCTTACTCAGCCTTGGATGCACAACGGATTATTCAATGATCTGGAAGGTGTAGTAAACGTCTACAACAGCGGAATGCACCAAATCGACCCAAGCCCCGAGAAAAAACAATTGGATCCTTTATATCCAATGACAGATCCGCTATTAAAACCTTTATATTTAACAAAAGAAGAAACCAAAGCTCTTGTTTCGTTTCTTCAAAGCCTTTCCGGAACAAGATATAAGATGAGAAGACCAGAATTTCCTGTGGAATAA
- a CDS encoding DUF6850 family outer membrane beta-barrel protein: MSLLTFSVKAQDSLSLFKTINNQYNIERNFKTNYYYNPAAMSGYSSISFSEFNVGYHDKNDKTYRQQLGSGDKGLTVEAKSFQKLKPNRYVWGNANYQNLTLKNLIRAENLDYERIAPYISSDSVGGDLKLERYEFSGGYLQKLKRWTFAGQISYLAQLGYRSRDPRLRSTTSDLRISAGVNYNVFREYEVGVFGEFNKYTQNSSIYFQSLLGRPFVYQMTGFGYSNNIFNGGTNPVTSFEEFGVKGGLQISNKQGKDFYLQATVGSSNNIKSYSDVTSYYDISDLENRTFEIEGAKFFDFNEKHRVGLLANYNASKKTGSEYGYSLNTVSMTQIFKRKTYRRENYVTTIKGFYQYNQDKFSITATPFYGYEEIKERRLYPNAGQKFEYSYFGINADYKQEIKENQALSFQPYFSKRVVNKSINALASTGNAAVDVWVLQDYIFQASDITTVGASLRYDLKLEKLPAFFVSAEYQSQKIQKKNNNFVGASIGITF, translated from the coding sequence ATGAGTCTACTTACATTTTCTGTAAAAGCTCAGGATAGCCTTAGTCTTTTTAAAACTATCAACAATCAGTATAATATAGAAAGAAATTTTAAGACTAATTATTACTATAATCCGGCGGCTATGTCGGGTTATAGTTCTATTTCGTTCTCAGAATTTAATGTTGGATATCATGATAAAAATGATAAAACTTATCGTCAACAATTAGGAAGTGGAGACAAAGGTTTGACTGTTGAGGCAAAATCATTTCAAAAATTGAAACCTAACCGATATGTTTGGGGAAATGCAAATTATCAAAACTTAACCTTAAAAAATCTTATCCGGGCTGAAAATCTTGATTATGAACGTATCGCTCCTTACATATCTTCCGATTCCGTTGGTGGAGATCTAAAATTAGAACGTTATGAATTTTCCGGAGGTTATTTACAGAAACTAAAACGTTGGACTTTTGCAGGGCAGATAAGTTATTTAGCTCAATTAGGCTATCGTTCAAGAGATCCTAGATTAAGAAGTACAACTTCTGATTTACGGATAAGTGCCGGGGTAAATTATAATGTTTTCAGAGAATATGAAGTGGGCGTTTTTGGGGAATTCAATAAATACACTCAAAATAGCTCTATCTACTTTCAAAGCTTATTGGGCAGACCCTTCGTCTATCAAATGACAGGTTTTGGATATTCAAACAACATTTTCAACGGTGGAACAAATCCTGTTACAAGCTTTGAGGAATTTGGTGTAAAAGGTGGATTGCAAATATCCAATAAACAAGGTAAAGATTTTTACTTGCAGGCAACCGTAGGAAGCTCTAATAATATTAAAAGTTATAGTGATGTAACATCATATTATGACATTTCAGATCTGGAAAACAGAACCTTTGAAATTGAAGGCGCTAAGTTTTTTGATTTTAATGAAAAACATCGTGTGGGTCTTTTGGCAAATTATAATGCATCAAAAAAAACAGGTTCCGAGTATGGTTATTCATTGAATACGGTGAGCATGACTCAAATTTTCAAAAGAAAAACGTACCGAAGAGAAAATTATGTAACAACGATAAAAGGTTTCTACCAATACAATCAGGACAAGTTTTCAATAACCGCTACTCCATTTTATGGTTATGAAGAAATTAAAGAACGAAGATTATATCCAAATGCAGGACAAAAATTTGAATATTCTTATTTCGGAATTAATGCAGATTACAAACAGGAAATTAAAGAAAATCAAGCACTTAGCTTTCAACCTTATTTCTCAAAAAGAGTTGTTAATAAATCTATTAATGCATTGGCTTCTACAGGAAATGCCGCTGTTGACGTGTGGGTTCTTCAGGATTATATATTTCAGGCAAGTGACATTACTACGGTTGGAGCTTCATTAAGATATGATTTAAAACTTGAAAAACTACCTGCATTCTTCGTAAGTGCAGAATATCAATCACAAAAAATTCAGAAAAAAAACAATAATTTTGTAGGCGCAAGCATTGGAATAACATTTTAG
- a CDS encoding DUF4876 domain-containing protein, translating into MKKRVLLLSLVAMMTATLTVTCCSSDDDFGVTATQNGVLTLSFSGENISSYENLDIELKEVNTGAVIKKNSQKASSTSIEVPYGSYKITVNGQVITTQLEATAAAGTGKADITTLATNVNIPLYFKAFHNDFIIEEVFFTGIKTTDGKNYNSGRYFKIVNNSDKLLYADGLILAQSEFLTTDDKNPTPYNVNEYFAVKGVMVLPGNGTQYPVESGDFIVIADNAIDHRQNTSNAYDLHNANFEFPSTNPTLGQVDNPSVPNVKVIYSQMTYNMFFLHNRGFESYVIARFPGGENETTFLTNHKYNYTYQNSAGGVTSKSAYSIPNSWIIDGENNSISTKFIHTLTSASIDGGWTAAGTIDNDATRYGKSVRRKITGKMAENKNLYMDTNNSTNDFVKDSEPSLKNGITH; encoded by the coding sequence ATGAAAAAAAGAGTTTTATTATTAAGTTTAGTAGCAATGATGACGGCAACACTTACTGTTACATGTTGTTCTAGTGATGATGATTTTGGAGTAACAGCTACACAAAACGGAGTTTTAACTTTATCTTTTTCGGGTGAGAATATTTCTTCTTATGAAAATTTGGATATTGAACTTAAAGAAGTAAACACGGGTGCTGTGATCAAGAAAAACTCACAAAAAGCAAGTTCTACTTCTATAGAAGTGCCTTATGGTTCTTATAAAATTACAGTAAACGGTCAGGTAATAACTACTCAGCTGGAAGCAACCGCTGCGGCAGGAACCGGTAAAGCAGATATCACGACTTTAGCTACTAACGTTAATATCCCTTTATATTTCAAGGCATTCCACAATGATTTTATTATTGAAGAAGTATTCTTTACAGGAATCAAGACTACGGATGGTAAAAACTACAATTCGGGTCGTTATTTCAAAATTGTAAATAATTCTGATAAATTATTATATGCAGACGGTTTGATTCTTGCGCAGTCGGAATTCCTTACAACAGATGACAAAAACCCCACACCTTATAATGTAAACGAATATTTTGCAGTAAAAGGAGTAATGGTTTTACCCGGAAACGGAACTCAATATCCGGTAGAATCAGGAGATTTTATTGTAATTGCTGATAATGCGATCGACCACAGACAAAATACAAGCAATGCCTACGATCTGCACAATGCAAACTTTGAATTCCCTTCTACAAACCCAACTTTAGGACAGGTTGACAATCCTTCAGTTCCGAATGTAAAAGTTATTTATTCTCAAATGACTTACAACATGTTCTTCCTACACAACAGAGGATTCGAAAGTTATGTAATCGCTCGTTTTCCTGGAGGTGAAAATGAAACTACATTCTTAACCAACCACAAATATAATTACACTTATCAGAACAGTGCGGGAGGTGTAACTTCAAAAAGTGCTTATTCTATTCCAAATTCTTGGATAATAGATGGAGAGAACAACAGTATCTCAACGAAATTCATTCATACACTAACTTCAGCAAGTATTGACGGTGGATGGACAGCTGCCGGAACAATTGATAATGACGCAACACGTTACGGAAAATCTGTGAGACGTAAAATCACAGGAAAAATGGCAGAAAACAAGAATCTTTATATGGATACAAATAATTCCACAAACGACTTTGTGAAAGATTCTGAACCAAGTTTAAAAAATGGTATTACACATTAA